A window of Cyprinus carpio isolate SPL01 chromosome A6, ASM1834038v1, whole genome shotgun sequence genomic DNA:
TTCCTGTGAAAACTGTCAGCTAAATATAGAAACAAACATTTAGATTAACCAGTAAACCTCACTGTCGACTAGTCTCAACCGTCTTGAACCAAGTTCCCTCTCATGTTGACCAATCTGAAACATTTCTCAAAGTCAGTTCTTTTGAAGTATTTCTTTGTTCATTGGTGCAAAGTCAACCAATTTAAGTTGTCACATGAAAGTGTTGACAGAAGTCCTCTGGCCTTCCTGAAGAGCATGTGGCCGGATTTTGGAGCAGAGACGGTAAGAGTTGTGATCTTCCCCGGTAAACGAAATACATTTATACTTCTTTAAATAGATTCACATTCTAGTAATGGTGTTTTAATTAAAGATGCCATCGTTTGCTTACCTTTAAACAACAAGGATGATCAGAATTTATTTGACGTGTAATATAAGGTCAAGTGGAGCTGGACTGTGAACTGAGTTTCCATTGCAGCGTCTTCTGTTTTATCTAATATATTTAGGAAAATATAGCATGTCGTCTCGGGTATTGCATGCACACGGTATGGCATGCTATTTCTGCAGCATGAATATGAAGCAAAAACTCAGATTGACCAAGAAGAGCATGCTTCATCCCATCAGTTAAGACTGGAGTGCACTAATCTGaagagattttaaaacactaggcatcatacattTGCCAATTTGAAATCGTTGCAaagaaaaactgggcatcatatACTAAACGACTTGAGTTGTTCTGAAAACTCAACAACATGCGCTTtgctacacttaaaaataaactaactaaaGTGTTTTTGCAGCAATGCAATAGAAAAACCATCTTTGGTTCTCCAAAGCACCTTTCAGTGCCAgctcttaataatttttttcttagtttaaagaacattttaataatctaaagaacctttaccCACTATAAacaaccttttgtggaatggaaaggctccatggatgttaaaggttcttcatggaaccatctatgccaataaagcacctttattttaagaatgcAGTAGACGCATGacaaattaaatgttgttttaaaaaaacgaaataaatacAGTGTGCCCGTCTTACGCTACATGGCTTTCTGTGATTGTCAATTTCAACAGACCAAAATCTgtagactggctctgactttccaCAACTTTGCATCCAGACTGCAAATCGGGGGGAAATATCTGTGTATTGTATTTCAGCCTTTATATGTAGGACACAAGTATTCTGGAGAAACAAATTCAAGAGAGACAAATTTCTGtatctaaaaatgaatttattaagtCAGAAGTTGGCTGGTATATACAATGCACCAATTCCatataaaacaacagaaattCTCCTATCTATTGATGCAGCATTAAACAATCAATCATGCCCTGTTTTCATCTAACACacacgagtaaaaaaaaaataaaccgtaAAACCAGAAAACCATGACTTCACAGAAACtcgttttttttaaatcacaaattacACAGgagcaaaaaataatttatgatcaTTCAGAGCAATGCTGACTTCTCAATTCGCAtcagatttattcattttaataatggcGGGAATAATGGGACATGGGCGATGGATCCATGCTGCTCATTCCCTGCGCTGACCGGGTCCCTTGACCCACAGATCCCATATTCACCAAGTGGTTAATGGGTCCGCTCTGGATGAGCGTATCCAAGGCTTTCTGCACGCTCGGGTTGTCAAAGTTGATCCCGGTGCCTGTGGTGGCCGCTGGTCTCAGGGGGCCTGTCGGCCCAGCCATACGAACTCCAGGAGGCCTCATGGCAGGCCGAGGGTTCATCATGCTGCTCTGCGGCTGGACAGCAGCGATTTTGGGCATGCCGCCAGGGACGCCGTGAGAAGACTGGAGCCCGACGGTCTGAGGGCCGAGGCTGGAGCCGTAACCCTGTGTTTGGGCTGCCGGAGCAGGACTGGACATTGAGGATGTGCCGCTGCCGCTGTTGAAGATGCTGAGGATCTTAGCTTGGAGTTCCTGCTGTTGGTTGGTGGCGGTGGGGGCGGACACAGGGGTCAGGTGGGTGGAATGAAGGGACAGGCTGGTGTACGCGGGCTGAGCTGGAGCAGATAGAGCCTGTGTGGGCTGAGAGGGCTCGTGGGTCGCTGGTGGAGGGTGTGCGACTAGAGAGACCAGAAACAGTGAAGGGTAAGGCTTGATGGGTAAAGCGTAACACAACATTGAGTTTAAAACACCTAATGGAGTTACCTGTGTCAGTACTGCTTCTGACAAGACGATCACGTTTGTCTCTCAGATAGTCAATTAGTCTGGCCAACTCATCTGGAGTCATAAACCTGAGAGATGCAAAGACCGTCCATTATATTTGACACTTAACACCAGTAAAATATCCAGATTTTCAATGCCAATTCAataatgcagcaaaaaaaaaaaaaaggctcctgaacgcattttaaaaattacaaatagcaTGTGATCTTTAAGTGaacactgtttaaaatattttccgGTAAACACAGAAACATTACAAAACTGTTAACATTTAACCATTCTTAtggtatttttgatctaataaatgcagacTTTTCTGAAAAACATTAAGAGATCTTACCGACCCCCAACTTTTGAACGCTAGTGTTTGTTGACCTACCTGCCCTCAGACAGCAGCGTGATGTGGGTCAGAACGGAGGCAGGGTGACCCTCTCGTTCAGGTTCCCTCATCAACACCTCATCAGCCATCTTGGCCGCCTTCCTCACGAGCTCGTCCCTTTCTTTAGCAAGGTGTTCAACTTTAAAGGAGTCAAAGTTGTGGGCCACCAGCACCATGGCATCCTGCATGGGCATGTTCCTGTGCTCTGCAACAAGAGTATGCTGTGGTCATCTAAAATGTTGATTATGGCTTCTACAGTGCTGCGTGAATATCTAAAATGATGTTCTGCAATCTTATATCAACATTGGGCTGGTTTTGAGTAGTTGCGGTGTTGAATTGCATTGGATTTTTCCAACTTAAAGCTGATGAGCAAGTAAACTGGCTTCAAACTCTTTGTGGATGTCACACACCTTGTGGGGTCCCAAAGAGGATGTTGACTGTACAGGAACGGTGTACTTGGTGCTGCTGGGTGATGATGATGGCAAAAGGCGTACGAGCACGAC
This region includes:
- the LOC109052161 gene encoding nuclear receptor coactivator 5-like isoform X1 — translated: MSHRRSRSSSPPSYTTNSNDPRDLERRIFVGNLPTAHMAKKDMEELFRPYGKIQALSLFRGYGFVQFERVEDAEAAKAGQNGRIYRGYKLDVNMAAERRQNKSRSSPPRRPDSREPRPRSRSPVHGRDSRDHRDSREMRGDSRELRPGPPREHDARGPADERYRGSESREKDPSYREEGYDRYYRGEYDYYRKKEEPYPERFREPWNGRRESEEERVRPEERRRNELYRQYYEELQRRYDAERPVDCSVIVVNKLQKEYAETVGRKVRDLGMVVDLIFLNTEVSLTQALEDVSRARTPFAIIITQQHQVHRSCTVNILFGTPQEHRNMPMQDAMVLVAHNFDSFKVEHLAKERDELVRKAAKMADEVLMREPEREGHPASVLTHITLLSEGRFMTPDELARLIDYLRDKRDRLVRSSTDTVAHPPPATHEPSQPTQALSAPAQPAYTSLSLHSTHLTPVSAPTATNQQQELQAKILSIFNSGSGTSSMSSPAPAAQTQGYGSSLGPQTVGLQSSHGVPGGMPKIAAVQPQSSMMNPRPAMRPPGVRMAGPTGPLRPAATTGTGINFDNPSVQKALDTLIQSGPINHLVNMGSVGQGTRSAQGMSSMDPSPMSHYSRHY
- the LOC109052161 gene encoding nuclear receptor coactivator 5-like isoform X3, translated to MAAERRQNKSRSSPPRRPDSREPRPRSRSPVHGRDSRDHRDSREMRGDSRELRPGPPREHDARGPADERYRGSESREKDPSYREEGYDRYYRGEYDYYRKKEEPYPERFREPWNGRRESEEERVRPEERRRNELYRQYYEELQRRYDAERPVDCSVIVVNKLQKEYAETVGRKVRDLGMVVDLIFLNTEVSLTQALEDVSRARTPFAIIITQQHQVHRSCTVNILFGTPQEHRNMPMQDAMVLVAHNFDSFKVEHLAKERDELVRKAAKMADEVLMREPEREGHPASVLTHITLLSEGRFMTPDELARLIDYLRDKRDRLVRSSTDTVAHPPPATHEPSQPTQALSAPAQPAYTSLSLHSTHLTPVSAPTATNQQQELQAKILSIFNSGSGTSSMSSPAPAAQTQGYGSSLGPQTVGLQSSHGVPGGMPKIAAVQPQSSMMNPRPAMRPPGVRMAGPTGPLRPAATTGTGINFDNPSVQKALDTLIQSGPINHLVNMGSVGQGTRSAQGMSSMDPSPMSHYSRHY
- the LOC109052161 gene encoding nuclear receptor coactivator 5-like isoform X2, which translates into the protein MSHRRSRSSSPPSYTTNSNDPRDLERRIFVGNLPTAHMAKKDMEELFRPYGKIQDVNMAAERRQNKSRSSPPRRPDSREPRPRSRSPVHGRDSRDHRDSREMRGDSRELRPGPPREHDARGPADERYRGSESREKDPSYREEGYDRYYRGEYDYYRKKEEPYPERFREPWNGRRESEEERVRPEERRRNELYRQYYEELQRRYDAERPVDCSVIVVNKLQKEYAETVGRKVRDLGMVVDLIFLNTEVSLTQALEDVSRARTPFAIIITQQHQVHRSCTVNILFGTPQEHRNMPMQDAMVLVAHNFDSFKVEHLAKERDELVRKAAKMADEVLMREPEREGHPASVLTHITLLSEGRFMTPDELARLIDYLRDKRDRLVRSSTDTVAHPPPATHEPSQPTQALSAPAQPAYTSLSLHSTHLTPVSAPTATNQQQELQAKILSIFNSGSGTSSMSSPAPAAQTQGYGSSLGPQTVGLQSSHGVPGGMPKIAAVQPQSSMMNPRPAMRPPGVRMAGPTGPLRPAATTGTGINFDNPSVQKALDTLIQSGPINHLVNMGSVGQGTRSAQGMSSMDPSPMSHYSRHY